A genomic window from Pelagicoccus albus includes:
- the mpaA gene encoding murein tripeptide amidase MpaA, producing the protein MLRHHIRVYTLELEQPWSIASRTGRNGRGIAERSAVYLRLDSPDGTQGFGEAAPVTTYGETSLDVLRFLREFDWSQVSFENLDQSLAYLHSLPEGDFAAKSAIDLALHDGAAKLKGYSLSELLEIDFQPSSLPPTSFSIGISSPQEIVRKVREAERFPILKLKVSAQGLEESLQALRSVSPDKPLRIDGNEAWKSSEDALHALRTIERYGPIEFVEQPMPRYTPLKEAIWLKENSPLPLVADESCCGPLDLEHCSQAFDGVNVKLTKSGGIAPTFELLKKAKALGLKRQIGCMIESSLGIAAAFQLGSMADWLDLDGALLTRNDPFEGLAENWGRLSFEPTQKLRGIGVQPSLDLWTSHPPLDKPIPQRAQTPPAHACYGTSVQGVPLEVHLPQSGNCEVLLFAAIHGEEPETTTLLSKAIRSLDGISPNCAAVLCANPDGTLLGTRCNANGVELNRNFPASNWQSDPVSTKWAPDHGRVSFSTGSHAGSEPETQALIHLVESLAPQTIISLHAPLACIEDPDYSRLGYWLSKRTGLPLVGNIGYQTPGSFGSWAKEKGWHVITYELPPLSVSALHEKHLDNLIELLRSGLGAIEENRAVNE; encoded by the coding sequence ATGCTGAGGCATCATATCCGCGTCTATACACTCGAACTCGAGCAACCTTGGTCCATCGCCAGCCGAACCGGACGCAATGGGCGCGGTATCGCGGAGAGGAGCGCCGTCTACCTTCGTCTCGACTCCCCAGATGGTACTCAAGGATTTGGCGAAGCCGCCCCCGTTACGACTTACGGCGAAACGAGTTTGGACGTGCTGCGATTCCTACGCGAATTCGACTGGAGCCAGGTGTCCTTTGAGAATTTGGACCAAAGCCTCGCTTACCTGCACAGCCTGCCAGAAGGCGATTTCGCTGCCAAATCAGCCATCGACCTCGCCTTGCACGATGGGGCCGCAAAATTGAAAGGCTATAGCCTGTCCGAGCTCCTAGAAATCGATTTCCAGCCTTCGTCGCTCCCTCCGACTTCCTTCAGCATTGGGATCTCCTCGCCCCAAGAAATAGTCCGCAAGGTACGCGAAGCGGAGCGTTTTCCGATTTTGAAGCTGAAAGTGAGCGCCCAAGGGTTGGAAGAGTCGCTGCAAGCCCTGCGAAGCGTTAGTCCTGACAAGCCCCTGCGGATCGACGGCAACGAAGCTTGGAAATCGAGCGAAGACGCCTTGCACGCCCTTCGCACGATCGAGCGATACGGGCCCATCGAATTCGTGGAACAACCCATGCCTCGCTACACGCCTTTGAAAGAAGCTATCTGGCTCAAAGAAAATAGCCCGCTGCCGCTGGTGGCGGACGAATCTTGCTGCGGGCCGCTAGATCTAGAGCACTGTTCCCAAGCCTTCGACGGCGTAAACGTGAAACTCACCAAGTCAGGCGGAATCGCCCCGACCTTCGAATTGCTCAAGAAAGCAAAAGCTCTCGGCCTGAAGAGGCAAATAGGATGTATGATCGAAAGTAGCCTCGGCATCGCAGCAGCGTTTCAGCTGGGATCTATGGCCGATTGGCTGGATCTGGACGGAGCCTTGCTCACGCGAAATGACCCTTTCGAGGGTTTGGCGGAAAATTGGGGACGTCTTTCCTTCGAACCCACCCAAAAGCTGAGAGGGATCGGCGTTCAGCCAAGTCTAGACCTTTGGACGTCTCATCCGCCACTCGACAAACCGATTCCCCAAAGAGCCCAAACACCTCCCGCACATGCTTGTTATGGGACCTCCGTGCAAGGGGTTCCGCTGGAGGTTCATTTGCCGCAGAGCGGAAATTGCGAGGTCCTGCTCTTTGCGGCCATCCACGGTGAAGAGCCTGAAACCACCACCCTTCTCTCCAAAGCGATCCGCTCGCTCGATGGAATTTCACCCAATTGCGCAGCGGTGCTGTGCGCCAACCCGGACGGCACCTTGCTGGGTACCCGCTGCAACGCAAACGGCGTAGAGCTAAATCGCAATTTCCCAGCCAGTAACTGGCAAAGCGACCCGGTATCCACAAAATGGGCGCCGGATCATGGTAGAGTTAGCTTCTCAACAGGAAGTCATGCAGGTTCAGAACCAGAGACTCAGGCTTTGATCCACCTCGTCGAATCGCTGGCTCCGCAGACCATCATTTCCCTGCACGCCCCGCTCGCTTGTATCGAAGATCCCGATTACAGCCGGCTCGGCTACTGGCTCTCCAAGCGAACCGGACTTCCTCTGGTGGGAAATATCGGCTACCAAACTCCCGGATCTTTCGGGAGCTGGGCCAAAGAAAAAGGCTGGCACGTGATAACCTACGAGCTTCCGCCGCTATCCGTCTCCGCCCTGCACGAGAAGCACTTGGACAACTTGATCGAGCTCCTGCGCAGCGGTTTGGGAGCGATCGAAGAGAACCGGGCCGTCAACGAGTAA
- a CDS encoding N-acetylmuramoyl-L-alanine amidase: MRPILHLCILMLSALPFCHAADLVEEALESNRDWAELEPYQGKITQSTFVTAMDRIYAPNADWRPWMEVDEKGVWIEKGARPGEGRMRLRFAAGDAAQFSYQPRDLKGLRIAIDPGHIGGIWGVVEERSFSIGDGPVVREGDLTLQTAKRLEVALRELGAEVFLTRESAQPVTELRAEDFTVAALLKLGSEEGMDKLANRYFYRTAEIRARSKEIEEWGGADLAVALHINASGFEDPDNPSLHEKNDAHVLIHGCYLDGELADPDQRIEMLLRLLKGYHVVEEKVGAEMVRTMRESTGLPAYDYPRGNAAPLDDEKYLWSRNLLANRLFDCPVVFLEPWQANSVAVYEWAGAGDYEGERSFGGESRISLPAQYADFVIEALTSLYGAAK, encoded by the coding sequence ATGCGTCCAATTCTGCATCTTTGTATCTTAATGCTATCGGCTTTGCCCTTCTGCCATGCTGCCGACCTGGTGGAAGAAGCCCTCGAGTCCAATCGGGACTGGGCTGAGCTAGAGCCCTATCAAGGCAAGATAACACAGTCCACATTTGTGACTGCTATGGACCGTATCTATGCGCCCAATGCGGACTGGCGCCCTTGGATGGAAGTCGATGAAAAAGGAGTTTGGATCGAGAAGGGAGCCAGGCCCGGTGAGGGAAGAATGCGATTGCGATTCGCGGCTGGCGACGCTGCTCAATTTTCCTATCAGCCACGTGATTTGAAAGGATTACGCATTGCGATCGATCCCGGGCACATCGGGGGAATTTGGGGCGTGGTGGAAGAGCGTTCCTTTTCCATTGGCGACGGACCCGTGGTGCGAGAAGGGGATTTGACCTTGCAGACTGCGAAGCGGCTGGAGGTGGCGCTGCGGGAGCTGGGAGCGGAGGTATTCCTGACCCGGGAGTCTGCCCAGCCGGTTACGGAATTGCGGGCGGAGGATTTTACGGTAGCGGCCTTGCTCAAGTTGGGCAGCGAAGAGGGGATGGACAAGCTGGCCAATCGTTACTTTTACCGCACAGCGGAGATTCGGGCTCGTTCCAAGGAAATCGAAGAATGGGGAGGAGCCGACCTAGCGGTTGCCTTGCACATCAATGCAAGCGGCTTCGAGGATCCGGACAATCCGAGCCTACATGAGAAAAACGATGCCCATGTGCTTATCCACGGCTGCTACCTTGATGGCGAGTTGGCCGATCCCGATCAGCGTATCGAAATGCTGCTACGGCTGTTGAAAGGCTATCATGTTGTAGAGGAAAAGGTCGGGGCGGAAATGGTCCGTACCATGCGGGAATCGACGGGATTGCCTGCCTATGATTACCCTCGTGGAAATGCAGCCCCGCTGGACGACGAAAAATACCTTTGGAGCCGAAACCTATTGGCCAATCGGCTGTTTGATTGTCCGGTCGTTTTCCTTGAGCCTTGGCAGGCCAACAGCGTTGCGGTCTACGAGTGGGCAGGAGCTGGAGACTACGAGGGCGAGCGGAGTTTTGGGGGCGAGTCCAGGATCTCTCTTCCCGCCCAGTATGCCGACTTCGTCATTGAAGCCCTTACGAGCCTTTACGGTGCCGCGAAATAA
- the purL gene encoding phosphoribosylformylglycinamidine synthase, whose protein sequence is MIILRGAPSHSEFRLQKLKASLEAAGLPVKSVYAEYLHAAEVEGEFSEEEHSVLAKLLTYGPKLEEHEPQGLQRIVTPRPGTLSPWSSKATDIAHICGLAKLERVERAVSFWIELEEGDLDIEQLKTIDAQLHDRMTQVVFSTQEELGILFRHENPKPFTTVPVLEGGREALVDANKTLGLALAEDEIDYLVENFVKLGRDPADIELMMFAQANSEHCRHKIFNASWDIDGEAQEKSLFKMIKNTFEMRSEGILSAYKDNAAVFEGSKGNRFFADPKTNAYAPSLEDIAILCKVETHNHPTAISPFPGAATGSGGEIRDEGATGVGSKPKAGLNGFTVSNLKLPGALQPWEKDFGKPERIVSALDIMIDGPLGGAAFNNEFGRPNILGYFRTFEQEVPGANGPEVRGYHKPIMLAGGLGNIRHEHIEKGIVNAGDKLVVLGGPTMLIGLGGGAASSIDSGTGNEDLDFASVQRDNPEMERRCQEVIDRCWALGNENPIAFIHDVGAGGLSNAMPELVNDAGKGGIFDLRKINNDEPGMSPLEIWCNESQERYVMAIPGDRIESFETICQRERCPYAIIGEATDERQLVLNDPHFGNTPIDIPLDVLLGKPPRMHRSETKLTRPQEPLSLGGVTLEEAAKRVLSHPSVADKTFLITIGDRTVTGLIHRDQMVGPWQVPVADCAVTASSFDGYTGEAMSMGERTPTAVNNAAASARLAVGEALTNLAAAQVGPLTGVNLSANWMAAPSVPGDAVDLYEAVKAVGLELCPELGVTIPVGKDSMSMSTVWQEQGVEKRVTSPTSLIISAFARCEDIRLSLTPQLIQDADTSLVLIDLGRGKNRLGSSILAQTLSQMGEGSPDVDSAEDLKSFWNAIQELGVKKKLLAYHDRSDGGLFAAAVEMAFAGNVGLDLEIPAEADAFEALFSEELGALIQIKDSEQEEVLEVLRAHGLDTCSTVVANLNDDLTIKVLQGGEDIYDEELSTLRGIWSDVTFRMQSLRDNPESAASEQKIRQDMSNKGISPKVTFDIKPSKSLAFRPRMAILREQGVNGEVEMAAAFHRAGFDCIDVHMTDVLSGEISLSNFKGLAACGGFSYGDVLGAGEGWAKSILFNAKAREEFKAFFEREDTFSLGVCNGCQMLSNLRELIPGTAHWPHFVQNRSERYEGRLVSVKIEKSPSILYKGMEGSVLPIAVAHGEGRAEFKSSEAAEACNASGLVSARYVDNNHEATEAYPLNPNGSPFGITSLTSEDGRATILMPHPERVFRSVQLSWAPKEWGEDSPWMRMFRNARTFVG, encoded by the coding sequence ATGATAATCCTTCGTGGCGCTCCCTCACATTCCGAATTCCGTTTGCAGAAGCTGAAAGCCTCGCTCGAGGCTGCTGGACTGCCGGTCAAATCCGTTTACGCGGAATACTTGCACGCTGCCGAGGTCGAAGGCGAATTCAGCGAGGAGGAGCATTCCGTCCTAGCCAAATTGCTCACCTACGGACCGAAGCTGGAGGAGCACGAACCGCAAGGCTTGCAGCGCATCGTGACACCACGCCCGGGCACGCTCTCCCCTTGGTCCTCCAAGGCTACGGATATCGCCCACATTTGCGGTCTGGCGAAGCTCGAGCGTGTAGAGCGAGCGGTTTCATTCTGGATCGAACTGGAAGAAGGCGACCTCGATATCGAGCAGCTCAAGACCATCGACGCCCAGCTGCACGACCGGATGACGCAAGTCGTGTTCAGCACGCAAGAAGAGCTGGGAATCCTCTTCCGCCACGAAAATCCCAAGCCCTTCACCACCGTGCCGGTTCTGGAAGGTGGACGGGAAGCGCTTGTCGACGCCAACAAGACGCTGGGGCTCGCCCTCGCCGAAGACGAGATCGACTACTTGGTAGAAAATTTTGTGAAGCTCGGCCGCGATCCAGCGGACATTGAGCTGATGATGTTTGCCCAAGCCAACTCCGAACACTGCCGTCACAAGATTTTCAACGCATCATGGGACATCGATGGGGAGGCTCAGGAGAAGTCGCTCTTCAAGATGATCAAAAACACCTTCGAGATGCGAAGCGAAGGCATCTTGTCCGCTTACAAGGACAACGCCGCCGTTTTCGAAGGCAGCAAAGGAAACCGCTTCTTCGCGGATCCCAAGACCAACGCTTACGCGCCGTCGCTCGAAGATATCGCCATCCTCTGCAAGGTGGAAACGCACAATCACCCAACCGCTATCTCCCCGTTTCCCGGAGCTGCGACTGGCTCTGGCGGCGAAATCCGCGACGAAGGGGCGACCGGTGTCGGATCTAAGCCGAAGGCAGGCTTGAATGGTTTCACTGTATCCAATCTTAAATTACCCGGTGCCCTGCAGCCTTGGGAGAAGGATTTTGGAAAGCCGGAGCGTATCGTGTCCGCTCTCGATATCATGATCGACGGCCCGCTCGGCGGAGCAGCCTTCAACAACGAATTTGGCCGTCCTAATATCCTCGGCTACTTCCGTACCTTCGAGCAGGAAGTCCCCGGAGCCAATGGCCCGGAAGTGCGTGGTTACCACAAGCCAATCATGTTAGCCGGTGGACTCGGAAACATCCGCCACGAACACATCGAAAAGGGTATCGTCAACGCCGGCGACAAGCTAGTGGTCCTCGGCGGCCCCACCATGTTGATCGGCTTAGGCGGTGGCGCGGCTAGCTCCATCGATAGCGGCACTGGAAACGAGGATCTCGATTTCGCTTCTGTACAACGCGACAATCCTGAGATGGAACGTCGCTGTCAGGAAGTGATCGACCGCTGTTGGGCTTTGGGCAACGAAAACCCGATCGCCTTCATTCACGACGTGGGAGCGGGTGGACTTTCCAACGCGATGCCGGAGCTCGTGAACGACGCGGGCAAGGGAGGTATCTTCGATCTGCGCAAGATCAACAACGACGAGCCTGGCATGAGCCCGCTCGAGATCTGGTGTAACGAGTCGCAAGAGCGTTACGTGATGGCGATCCCGGGCGACCGTATTGAATCGTTCGAGACGATCTGCCAACGCGAACGTTGTCCGTACGCCATAATTGGCGAGGCGACCGATGAGCGTCAGCTTGTCCTAAACGACCCGCATTTTGGTAATACGCCAATCGATATTCCGCTCGACGTACTGCTTGGGAAGCCGCCTCGCATGCATCGTAGCGAGACAAAACTGACCCGTCCGCAGGAGCCACTTTCGCTGGGCGGCGTTACCTTGGAAGAAGCTGCCAAGCGTGTGCTTTCGCATCCGTCCGTTGCGGACAAGACCTTTTTGATCACCATCGGTGACCGCACTGTAACCGGCTTAATTCACCGCGATCAAATGGTGGGACCTTGGCAGGTGCCAGTGGCCGACTGCGCGGTGACCGCGTCTTCGTTTGACGGATACACTGGAGAAGCGATGTCCATGGGCGAACGCACTCCGACCGCTGTTAACAACGCGGCCGCCTCCGCTCGACTCGCTGTCGGTGAGGCTTTGACCAACCTCGCCGCCGCTCAAGTTGGTCCTTTGACGGGTGTTAACCTCTCCGCCAACTGGATGGCGGCCCCATCGGTTCCTGGTGACGCGGTTGATCTCTATGAAGCCGTGAAGGCAGTGGGCTTGGAGCTCTGTCCAGAGTTGGGAGTTACTATCCCAGTCGGAAAGGACTCCATGAGCATGAGCACCGTGTGGCAGGAGCAGGGCGTTGAGAAGCGTGTTACTTCTCCCACTTCTTTGATCATTTCCGCCTTCGCTCGCTGCGAGGACATTCGTCTGTCGCTCACTCCGCAGCTTATTCAGGATGCGGATACAAGCTTGGTTCTGATCGACCTCGGTCGCGGCAAGAACCGTTTGGGCAGTTCGATTTTGGCTCAAACCTTGAGCCAAATGGGCGAAGGTTCTCCCGATGTGGATTCCGCGGAAGATTTGAAGAGTTTCTGGAATGCGATCCAAGAGCTGGGAGTTAAGAAGAAGTTGCTCGCTTACCACGACCGTTCGGATGGCGGGCTTTTCGCCGCAGCGGTAGAAATGGCCTTTGCGGGAAATGTCGGTTTGGATCTCGAGATTCCTGCGGAAGCGGATGCTTTTGAAGCTCTGTTTTCTGAAGAGCTGGGAGCTTTGATTCAGATCAAGGATAGCGAGCAAGAGGAAGTCTTAGAGGTGTTGCGTGCTCACGGACTGGATACTTGCAGCACTGTTGTTGCCAATCTCAATGACGATCTCACCATCAAAGTCCTGCAAGGAGGGGAAGACATTTACGACGAAGAACTTTCTACCCTGCGTGGCATCTGGTCGGACGTAACCTTCCGCATGCAGAGCCTGCGCGACAATCCGGAGTCAGCCGCTTCCGAGCAGAAGATTCGCCAGGATATGTCCAACAAAGGCATATCGCCTAAGGTTACTTTTGATATCAAACCGAGCAAGTCGCTCGCCTTCCGCCCGCGAATGGCGATCCTCCGCGAGCAAGGCGTGAATGGCGAAGTCGAAATGGCAGCCGCCTTCCACCGTGCCGGTTTCGACTGTATCGACGTTCACATGACGGATGTGCTCAGCGGCGAGATCTCCCTCAGCAACTTCAAGGGCTTGGCCGCTTGTGGTGGCTTCAGCTACGGAGACGTTTTGGGAGCAGGAGAAGGTTGGGCCAAGAGTATCCTTTTCAATGCCAAAGCCCGTGAAGAGTTTAAGGCCTTCTTTGAGCGCGAAGACACGTTCTCGCTCGGCGTGTGCAACGGCTGCCAAATGCTCAGCAATTTAAGAGAGCTCATCCCTGGCACTGCGCATTGGCCGCACTTCGTGCAAAATCGAAGCGAGCGCTATGAAGGCCGCCTTGTTTCGGTGAAGATCGAGAAAAGCCCAAGCATCCTCTACAAGGGAATGGAAGGCAGCGTTCTCCCGATCGCGGTGGCTCACGGGGAAGGACGCGCCGAGTTCAAAAGCTCCGAAGCAGCGGAAGCCTGCAACGCTTCAGGTCTCGTTTCCGCCCGCTACGTGGACAACAACCACGAAGCCACCGAAGCGTATCCACTTAACCCGAACGGAAGCCCATTTGGCATTACCAGTTTAACCAGTGAAGACGGTCGGGCCACGATTCTGATGCCGCATCCCGAGCGCGTTTTCCGCAGCGTGCAGCTCAGCTGGGCACCAAAGGAGTGGGGCGAAGATTCCCCCTGGATGCGCATGTTCCGCAACGCCCGTACCTTTGTCGGCTAG
- a CDS encoding rhomboid family intramembrane serine protease, whose product MIETNEQNGGFEDSEQLAVLGSYRTTRLAHEAGLAVLAYGEHYWVHMESGRYLLVVRREQAEALKREVEISTLRNRYWPPQSLELPVRSIRKGPTILAILGIILAFSLQTAHPEISTLGVNNSQAVWENGEWWRIFTAMTLHADLSHLAGNLLGLSLFGYLSCRYLGNGLAWFLIVISAAASNATSILANLGQDYQSLGASTAVFAALGLIAGFPLGVFLRAKEPIQQRDWLIPFFGGCVLFAWMGGGEFPTDVAAHLWSFGYGALFATLIGVTALHAKLKKVAQSFLLLAAGTLLGAAWFWASLT is encoded by the coding sequence ATGATCGAAACAAACGAGCAAAATGGGGGATTCGAGGATTCCGAGCAACTCGCCGTCTTGGGAAGCTACCGCACCACCCGCCTGGCCCACGAAGCGGGCCTCGCCGTACTCGCCTACGGAGAGCACTACTGGGTTCACATGGAATCGGGGCGCTACTTGCTGGTGGTGAGGCGAGAGCAGGCCGAGGCTCTGAAACGGGAAGTCGAAATTTCAACCCTGCGAAACCGCTATTGGCCGCCCCAATCCCTAGAGCTACCCGTCCGCTCCATCCGCAAGGGACCTACTATCCTCGCGATCCTAGGAATCATCCTCGCCTTCTCCCTGCAAACGGCTCATCCAGAAATCTCGACTCTGGGTGTCAACAACAGCCAAGCGGTCTGGGAAAACGGGGAATGGTGGCGGATCTTCACCGCCATGACCCTGCACGCCGACCTCAGCCACTTGGCGGGCAATCTTCTAGGTTTAAGCCTTTTCGGCTACCTTTCCTGCCGTTATCTGGGCAACGGACTGGCTTGGTTTTTGATCGTGATTTCGGCCGCGGCATCCAATGCCACGAGCATATTGGCAAACCTCGGACAGGACTATCAATCCCTCGGAGCGTCGACTGCCGTTTTTGCCGCCCTTGGCCTCATCGCCGGTTTTCCGCTGGGAGTCTTTCTTCGCGCCAAAGAACCTATCCAACAAAGAGACTGGCTGATTCCCTTTTTTGGCGGCTGCGTTCTCTTCGCTTGGATGGGAGGAGGAGAATTTCCCACCGATGTGGCGGCCCATCTTTGGTCCTTCGGCTACGGTGCACTGTTCGCTACACTTATCGGAGTCACCGCCCTGCACGCGAAGCTGAAAAAAGTCGCCCAATCCTTCCTGCTCCTGGCGGCAGGTACACTTCTGGGAGCCGCGTGGTTTTGGGCTAGTTTGACCTAA
- a CDS encoding DUF2868 domain-containing protein gives MSGSGKRKKTRWQLPDLVAFECALAKDESEEWETLKAQDAATQLDEGLLMSGDRRGIAKAWLEARLEKSPDIKLAADTVIQSLKASGQILAVMGLLSGLGAATAALVYTGEAPINVSAFFSVFVLLQALLAVVLLLIFALPTSWREAMAFGPVFKVGRWLFEAVFSKMHGLAARFLSGQQRQDVAEWAGAARRTFALHGKIVKWVAFVKIQAAALCFNLGVLTALLVAVAFSDRAFGWQTTLKVEPAVVSELAKTVALPWSWLSGEGEGYPSQEQIEGSRIVLKEGIQELETVNLAVWWKFLGWGILSYGILPRLLFYLLGKWQVGASLTKYDFRYAAADRLLERLRPDLPRFNSELVKQGADSGAHDFTPIDADSLLRQQVRCFCSQELGENFDLEALRKSLAARWKLPETVVEIEVYQDGEILQEGRQISSAVQVALVFESWMPPIREIERQVLELRSRLETQTLIKVVLLGIPGEGDGAISLLPEKRYADAWHSFVRKMGDPYLILENSTV, from the coding sequence ATGAGTGGATCTGGGAAAAGAAAGAAGACCCGTTGGCAGTTGCCGGACCTAGTGGCCTTCGAATGCGCTTTGGCCAAAGACGAGTCCGAAGAGTGGGAAACGCTGAAGGCGCAGGACGCCGCGACTCAATTGGACGAGGGGCTGCTGATGAGCGGCGACCGCCGTGGCATCGCCAAAGCATGGCTGGAGGCCCGTTTAGAAAAGTCGCCCGATATCAAACTGGCGGCCGACACGGTTATCCAGTCACTCAAGGCGTCCGGACAAATTCTAGCGGTGATGGGGCTTTTGAGCGGGCTGGGGGCGGCGACCGCGGCACTTGTCTACACCGGCGAAGCGCCGATCAATGTGTCGGCCTTCTTTAGCGTGTTTGTGCTTTTGCAAGCCCTGTTGGCGGTCGTGCTGCTACTCATTTTTGCCCTGCCCACCTCTTGGCGGGAAGCCATGGCCTTCGGGCCTGTCTTCAAGGTGGGGCGTTGGCTGTTCGAAGCGGTCTTTTCAAAAATGCATGGCTTAGCGGCTCGATTTTTGAGCGGCCAGCAGCGGCAGGACGTGGCGGAATGGGCTGGAGCGGCGCGTCGGACGTTCGCGCTGCATGGCAAGATCGTGAAATGGGTGGCTTTTGTGAAAATCCAAGCGGCGGCCCTTTGCTTCAACTTGGGAGTTTTAACCGCTTTGCTGGTGGCAGTCGCTTTCTCGGATCGAGCCTTTGGTTGGCAGACTACTTTGAAAGTGGAGCCCGCAGTGGTAAGCGAACTCGCTAAGACGGTGGCTTTGCCGTGGTCATGGCTCTCGGGAGAAGGCGAAGGCTATCCCAGCCAAGAGCAGATCGAAGGTAGCCGAATTGTCCTGAAAGAGGGGATACAGGAACTGGAGACCGTGAATCTCGCCGTTTGGTGGAAATTCCTTGGCTGGGGGATATTGAGTTATGGGATCCTTCCACGATTGCTCTTCTACTTGTTGGGCAAATGGCAAGTCGGCGCCTCGCTTACCAAATACGACTTTCGCTATGCGGCGGCAGATCGTTTGCTGGAGCGGCTACGTCCGGATTTGCCACGATTCAATTCGGAGCTGGTCAAGCAAGGAGCGGATTCGGGAGCTCACGACTTTACGCCGATCGATGCCGATTCCCTTTTGCGGCAGCAGGTTCGCTGCTTTTGTTCGCAAGAGCTGGGAGAAAATTTCGACTTGGAGGCATTGCGGAAGTCACTCGCTGCTCGCTGGAAGTTGCCCGAAACGGTGGTGGAAATCGAAGTTTACCAGGATGGCGAAATTTTACAGGAAGGCAGACAAATCTCTTCTGCGGTGCAGGTTGCTCTCGTATTCGAAAGCTGGATGCCGCCGATTCGGGAGATCGAAAGACAAGTCTTGGAGCTTCGCTCTCGATTGGAAACACAGACCTTGATCAAAGTCGTTTTGTTAGGAATCCCCGGCGAGGGAGACGGAGCGATTTCGCTTTTGCCCGAGAAACGCTACGCTGATGCTTGGCATTCCTTTGTGCGGAAGATGGGAGATCCTTACCTCATTTTGGAGAATTCAACGGTATGA
- a CDS encoding GTPase/DUF3482 domain-containing protein produces MKSLPRFAIIGHPNEGKSSIVATLSQNDSVSISALPGETIRLQRFDLRAGDKTIIEFVDTPGFQNPQATLKWFREHESLEGKRVAQFIETHESDPDFHHDCELLRPVLEGSGILYVVDASRPMTAVDTAEMEILRLTASPRMAIINPKSGESRFLESWKNAFRQHFNSVRTFNAQTARYLDRIELLEALKSIDQDWEPALSDAIDLVRLDRRRATERAAEAMVEHLEQSLLCSCVSFLESDSGVEIEKRKLQEQYRSKLEKIERRFREQACDIYSIRKVSIELPENSILAEDLFSERAWQALGLTQKQLAVAGALLGAGLGVGADLAAGGITFGVFATLGAAIGAGSALWKGKDLARAKISQLPLGGLKITVGPNVSEQFPFVQLDRFYLYAQFVSNWAHARQETSVKLTAGDEKKGLTSGWSQEELKSATRFIRAVRKGQGEDVESYGRELRNILVKALEEMS; encoded by the coding sequence ATGAAGTCGCTACCTAGATTTGCAATTATCGGCCACCCTAACGAAGGGAAGTCGTCTATCGTGGCGACCTTGTCGCAAAATGATTCGGTTTCGATCAGCGCCTTGCCGGGCGAGACGATCCGGCTGCAACGCTTCGACTTACGGGCAGGAGATAAGACGATTATCGAGTTCGTGGATACGCCTGGTTTCCAGAATCCGCAAGCGACCTTGAAATGGTTTCGCGAGCACGAATCCTTGGAAGGAAAACGAGTTGCCCAATTCATCGAAACGCATGAAAGCGATCCAGACTTTCATCACGACTGCGAGTTGCTTCGTCCTGTCTTGGAAGGCTCGGGGATTCTCTACGTGGTAGATGCCTCTCGCCCTATGACGGCAGTCGATACGGCGGAAATGGAGATTCTGCGTCTCACCGCTTCGCCCCGTATGGCGATCATCAATCCCAAGTCAGGCGAGAGCCGCTTCTTGGAAAGCTGGAAGAATGCCTTCCGCCAGCATTTCAATTCGGTTCGAACCTTTAATGCCCAAACTGCTCGCTATCTAGACCGTATCGAACTTTTGGAGGCGCTTAAAAGCATCGATCAAGATTGGGAGCCTGCTTTGAGCGATGCAATTGATCTCGTTCGCTTGGACCGCCGGAGAGCAACCGAACGGGCTGCAGAAGCCATGGTAGAACACCTTGAGCAATCCTTGCTGTGCAGCTGTGTATCGTTCCTGGAGAGCGATAGCGGAGTGGAGATCGAGAAGCGAAAGCTGCAGGAGCAGTATCGATCCAAGCTGGAGAAGATCGAGCGTCGCTTCAGGGAGCAGGCTTGCGATATTTATTCCATCCGCAAGGTGAGCATCGAGTTGCCGGAGAATTCGATTCTCGCGGAGGACCTTTTTTCCGAACGTGCATGGCAGGCGTTGGGCCTGACGCAAAAGCAGCTGGCGGTGGCTGGAGCTTTGCTTGGCGCAGGCTTAGGCGTGGGTGCCGATCTGGCAGCGGGAGGTATCACTTTTGGTGTTTTTGCCACGCTGGGCGCTGCGATAGGAGCCGGCTCGGCCTTGTGGAAAGGCAAGGATTTGGCGCGAGCCAAGATTAGCCAACTCCCCTTGGGGGGACTAAAGATTACGGTGGGGCCTAACGTGTCCGAGCAATTTCCCTTCGTGCAGCTGGACCGATTTTACCTTTACGCTCAGTTTGTCTCCAACTGGGCCCACGCTCGCCAAGAGACGAGCGTGAAGCTTACAGCGGGAGACGAGAAAAAGGGGCTAACGAGCGGCTGGAGCCAGGAAGAGCTGAAGTCTGCCACTCGTTTTATTCGCGCGGTTAGAAAAGGGCAGGGTGAGGATGTGGAGTCCTACGGAAGGGAACTGCGAAATATCCTAGTCAAGGCACTTGAAGAGATGTCTTAG